Below is a genomic region from Flavobacterium ginsengisoli.
CATTGGCAAATCTTCCCACAGATAGCTATTTAATACTAGGGAAAAATGTTCGCAAAGTCATAATGGAATATTTGACTAGTTGGGAAAATTCAAAAAAACAATAAATCTAATTGAAAAACTACTTAATTATGAAAACATTACTTACGTTACTTCTATCAGTTTTATTATTTACAGGTGTTTATGCGCAAAAATTGCCACGAATTAAAGTTTTGGCAACAGGAGGAACAATCGCTGGAAAAGGAGCATCGGCAGATCGTTCTGCATATAAAGCGGGAGAACTCCCTATTAAAGATCTGATTGGCGCTGTTCCAGGTATAGAAAAAATTGCCGATATCACAGGAGAACAAATTGCAAATGTAGGCAGACCAAGATATGAGCATTGATATTTGGATTAAGCTCAATAATAGAATTAATGAAATCTACAAAAATAATGAAGCAGATGGCATTGTCATAACACATGGAACAGATACTCAGGAAGAAACCGCCTATTTTTTATCTCTAACCTCTCGTTATGATAAACCTGTAATAATAACAGGCTCTATGCGTCCTGCAACTGCTATAAGCGCCGATGGACCAAAAAACCTTTTTGATGCGGTGACTTTGGCGGCTTCAAAACAAGCGAGCAAATAGCGGAGTATTGTTGGTATTTAATGAATACATATTTTCCGGTCGGGCTGCTTTAAAAACAAGCACAACCCATTTAAATGCTTTTACAGCTCCAAACAGCGGACCTATTGGACAGGTTTATGATGGAAAAGTTGTGATGTATGAAAAAATACTCCGTAAAACGAACAAGGATACGCCTTTTGATATCACAGGTTTAAAAACACTTCCAGAAGTTGCAGTAGTAGAATTATATGCAGATGCTCCTGCAACAGCTATAAATGCGTATGTGAATTCTGGAGTAAAAGGAATTGTAACAGGTGGTTTAGGAAATGGAAATCTTAACAAGGTCAATTCAGATGCAGTCGCAGCTGCAGTGAAGAAAGGGGTAGTTGTAGTAAGAGCCTCAAGAGTAGCAACTGGTAGAGTTACGCTTTTGGATGAAACGGATGATCAAAAATTAGGAACAATTGTAGCAGATGATTTAGTCCCTCAGAAAGCTAGAATTTTGCTAATGCTTGGACTAACACAAACAAACGACACAAAAAAACTGCAGGAGTACTTTTTTGAGTATTGATGCAGAAGGGAAAAGGAGATAAAATAACAGTATTCTAAAAAATAAAAATATGCGTATACTATTTTTAATACTTTCATTTAGTTTATTGGTGTCTAATGTTTATTCCCAACAAGAAAAGCAGGCCGATACAACGGTAAATCATACTGTACCATTAATAAAAGCTAATAAAGCCGATCTGTTGAATAACATTGATGTTATTTTTAATACTCAAATTGGACTAAATAATAATTTTGAGGGTGGAAATTACACAGGAAGTAGCTTTGAAATTAATCAGTTTAGATTTGAAGTAAAAGGAAAAGTCTATAAAGACAAAGTTTTTTTTAGATTTAGAGACAGATACACAAGAGATCCAGAAACGCAATCGGTAGATAACATTAGCCATTCAACAGATTTAGCATTTATTGGGTATAAAATATCTGATCGTACAAGTATTGCTATCGGAAAAATGACAGCAAATTGGGGAGGATATGAATTTGATATGAATCCAATTGATATTTATCAGTACAACGACATTGTAGATAATTCAGATAATTTTTTAACTGGGGTTCAATTTAATTGGACACTATCAAAAAACCATGTTTTATCGGGTCAGATATTAAATTCAAGAACGAAAAGTTTCACAGAACTATACGAGAATGTACCCGATGTTGAGGAAGCAAAATTCCCTGCTTGCATACATTGGAAATTGGAACGGAAGTTTTCTAGATGGAAAATTTAAAACAATCTACAGCTTTAGCGTCTTTCAAGAAGCATTAAAAAATGGCAGACCAGTAAATATGTACTATACCGCGTTAGGAAATCAATTTAGGACAAAAAAATGGCTCTTCCAATATGATTTTAAATGGAGCATCGAAGATTTGGATCGCACTGGTGTTGTAAGTTCTCTTATTCCTGAGACAGTTTTAGATCATGCGGCAGAAAATGTTTATTATATAGAACACTGGCTCAGAACTGTCTACTCTATTAATGAACAATGGAAAATTTCCTTAATAGGCATGATAAGCACGTCTTATTGGAAGGATATATCATCACTAGAAAAGTCAGATAGGGTAAGAACAGCTTGGGGAGTAATTCCGACTGTTGAGTTTTATCCTATAAAAAACTTTAATTTAAAGTTTTTTGCTACTTATGTCGGAAGATATTACCGTTATAGCGATTATTCAAAAACAGTTTTAGGACAAGAAAATAATAATACAGGACGAATAATGATCGGTGTAATATCGCCACTATTAGTTTTATAGTTGCTATTATTTTTTTAAAACGGGTTTTCATTAAAAATTAAATAAAAAAAGGAAGATGTAAAACATCTTCCTTTTTTGTGGAGTCGCCGGATTTCGGTCGAAAAGTTAATTCCTATATTAATGTTTATAGATAAGCTTGAAAAAAAGCCTTAAAGTCTTATGTTTAAAGGTTTTTTTGGAAAATGATATTATGTTTAAGTTTATACTCATTTTTATATTTTGAATATTTTTTTGAGAAAATCGATTTTTTAAAAAAAAGATTTGGCCCAAGAATAGTGCAAGGTGTTCGACAGTTGAACACTTTGAATACCTACTTCAGGGTAAGTTGTTGCTCAGAAAAAATCTTAGAAATAGTTTTGTTGTTATAAATTAAATTATGCTGAGCGAATATACCAAAGAAGATATGATTGATATAAAAATATCAAGTTCTATTAGAAAATTTGAAAATGAGAAAGAAGAGCAGTTAACAGAATTATTAATTGAAATTCTTGTTGAGTCAATTTTAAACCAGTGCAATGAAGAAAGTAATAAGATATCTGAGGTTTAGCAGTCTTGGACAGAGCAACGGTTCGATAGAAGCGCAGGAATTATGCACTGATAAATGGATCTCGGATAATTGTGCAGAATTAGTAGATACTTTTGTGGATGTAGGCAAAAGTGCCAAAACTTTTGAAAGGCCTGATTTTATAAGACTGCAGGAGTTTGTTTCGAAGCACCATAAAACTGTAGATTATCTGCTTGTTGATCAAATGGACAGATTCAGCAGAAATGCAGGAGATGCGCTTACAATGATTAAAGAACTTCAGAAAAAATATAAAATACAGGTTGTAAGCGTTACAGAGGGAATTACGTTTGATTATGAAGTTCGGGAAACTTTTTTAGAACAGGGTTGCAGTTTTTATTAGCGGAAGAAGATAACATAAACAGGAGTATTAAGGTCCGCAAAGGTTTATATACGGCAAAGGCAAAAGAAGGACGTTTTATTGGAAGCACCCCTCCATTTGGTTATAGAAAAATTGGTGCTGGGAAAGATCGGCGCTTAGTGATTAGTGAAATTGAGGCTGAAATTGTAAAGTTTATTTATAAAAGCTATTTGAAGAACGTTCCTCTTTATGTCATTAAAAAAGAAGTTTATGAAATGGGATTTGACAGGAAAGGAAATGTTGCTGTAGAAAATATATTAAAAAATCCTGTTTATGCAGGTATGCTAGAAGTAGAAGCATTTAGAGAGCTACCCGGAGGGCTATTTCCAGCTGTTCATGAACCTATTATCGATAATAAGACTTGGATATTAGTACAGAATAAGATTAATGAACCCAAAAAGACTAGAGTTATTTTAGATGAACAGCTTCCGCTTAGAGGAATTTTAAAATGCCATTGCGGAAATCCTTTAACAGGCGCACCATCAAGAGGGAAATCAGGAAAATATTTCTACTATTATAAATGTAAATTTCCAAGACACAATAATCTTAGTGCCGTAAAAATTCATGACCAGCTTCTTTCAGTCTTAGAGGTAATAACTTTCCCTGAAAGCATGATTAATCAGATTATAAAAGGATGTCGAATAAAAGTAACTAAGGAATTAAATTTAAAAAAGCTAAAAATAATAAGAAAGGAAAAACAACTTTATGATTTTCAAGAAAAACTTTCACTTCTTGAAGAAAAATGGATTATTGGAGAAATAAGTGTCAAGAGTTTTGAAAAATGGAGTTTAGAATACCAAAGCAAAATAACACATATAGCCGAGTATATAAAAAAGATGAAATTGTTTGTAGCTAGAGTAACTGAATTACTTCAGCAGCGACTAGATTTACTTATTGATATGAAACAGATATTCTGCTTCGCAGCTTTATTGCAAAAGAGAGAGCTTCTAAAATTCTTGTTTAATAATAATCTGTATTATCTCAATGGTAATTATCTTACTAATGAAATAAATAAGTCAGTTTTATATAAATTATCTTCATTGGAAAATAGAGGACTATTTATAATATAATTTTCTTTATCTTCTTCCAGTATTAATTAATATTTATAAATAACACTGGATACATTTTGGCTATATTGCTATATTATTGATACTTTTGATAAGCAGAAACACCTGCGGATAAAATTTCGAATGCTCGCTTTTAAGCAGTAATGAACTGAATAATTGAAAGAGAAAACTGCTGAAAGAAATGGAAATTAAATTTATAGTACTACCGCTGAAACGCGATGTTGAAAATAGAACGATTTTAAAGAAAGTCGCTAAAGCTCATCAAGCTCTGGCAGAATTAAAAGGTGCTGCGAATGCAATTCCTAATGAAAGTATTCTAATAAATACTCTGTCTCTCCAAGAAGCAAAAGACAGTTCTGCAATTGAAAATATAGTAACCACGCATGATGAGCTTTATCAGAGTGATATATATACCCGTGATTTTAAATCTCTAGCGACGAAAGAAGTTTACAGTTATTCAAAAGCCCTTCAGCATGGTTTTACTAAAGTAAGAGAGAATGGACTTTTGATTAACTCATATATCCTTGAAATCCAGGCTGAATTGGAAGAAAATAAAGCAGGTTACAGAAAAGTTCCTGGAACATCTTTGAAAAATCAGAATGGAGAAGTTATTTATACTCCTCCACAGCACCCAGAGGAAATTATTTTATTGATGAATAATTTGGAAAGATTTATAAATGATGATGACATAAGTGATTTAGATTCTCTGGTAAAAATGGCTATTATTCATCATCAATTTGAAAGTATCCATCCTTTTTATGATGGTAATGGAAGAACAGGTCGTATCATTAATATATTATATTTAGTTAAACAAGGACTTTTGAAAATACCTATTTTGTATCTAAGCCGATATATTAACGAAAAAAAGCAGACTATTATAGACTACTCCAAGATGTTAGAGATAATGATAATTGGGAAGATTGGATTCTTTTTATGTTAGAAGGTGTTGAACAGACTTCAAAACAGACTATACTTCTCATTGATGGTATCAAGAGAGAAATGATGACATTTAAAAATAAAATGCGCCGTGATTTGCCAAAGATTTATAGTCAGGATTTATTAAATAACTTGTTTAGACATCCATATACAAAAATTGAGTTTGTAAAAAATGAGTTAAATGTAACTAGAGTAACTGCAACTAGATATCTTAATGAATTAGTCAGAGTTGGGCTTCTTGATAAACATAAGTTTGGAAGAGATATCTACTATATAAATACTTCTTTACTTATGCTACTAAGCAATGCTAATAAAAAGGAAGTATAACTTATTTCATTATATATATAGTATTACCAATATATTTACATAGAAATTTAATTAAATTATATGGAAATATAATGTTTTCTGTAGATATTAAAACAAAGTATATAGAAAACAATGGAAAACTATACATATCTATTGTAATATGTATAGAAAATACCAATTATATATACTAATTAATGTAGAAAAGTTGTTTATAGATGTTTTTAACACTGAAATAGATCAATACTTTTATTTAAACTTCTATTAGGCATATTGGATTTCTTGCAATGTAGATTTCTTTAAATTCTAATACCAATTAAAGAACTTTGAATGGTGAAGATATAAATTTCTAGCAATGAAAAGGCATTCCTGAAATGGTGTTTAACTTGTTTATAAATTGGTTTATAAGTATCTATGAATTTTGTAAAGAATAAGATTCGCCATATTTATCTTTGTAGAGTTAATTTGTTTAAACGAAATAACTCGATTCAAATGGTTTGGTTAGAGACGTCAGCATTTGTATTTAAATCTGCTACTGAAAGGGCACTATACACAGCAGAGCTATGGCACTAAGGTATGAGTAGTATGTATGGGAGGTTGATTAATAACCTGAAAGTTGATACCAATCTGGAGAGCATTAATCGAACTGCTTCAGACACGTGATGGGGAGGATGGCTCCGGAAGGAAGTTAACTTAACCTTGACTGTGAGTGATAACCTAATAGGGTAGCCGATTTAGGGGAAACTCACTATGCACATTCCAAAGAGAATTTTCCAAAAGGAATTTAAAATGTATATACTTTAATATATAAGTAAAAAGTTCGAAAAATCTAAAAATTCCCAAAAATTCGCAAAAATTTCAGGGAGCTAAAAGTCTCTAAGATTACAGAATTTCTCGAATTCTTGAATTTTTTCATTGGATTTTTTTTTGGCATAATTCTAAAAAGCTTCCCTAGAGAATTTGTCTGCTCAAACATATTTTATCAGTATAAAAAATTAGGAATAAACCATAAACTCGACAAAATGGCGAGTTTTTTTTGTCAAAAGTTTATACCTAGTAAAACGACTTTCTCAATAAATAAAGTTGAAAACTTATGTTGTTTTGAAACTATTTAGGTTTTGAAAATTTGATGTCACAGCTAATCTAAGATATTCTTTTGTAATTTGTACATCAATGGAAAAATAAACTTTAACAGATATAATAAACACACAAAAATTAAAAATAATTAATTAATTTTGTTTTTATGTGTGTTTTGATTATCTTTGAGAAAAAATAAAAGGAATGAATATCGGGCAAAGAATAAGAGAGTTACGTATAGAGAAAGGTTTTTCCCAAGAAGACCTGGCAATTCGGGCAAATTTCTCTAAGTCGTATATTCAAAAATTCGAAGAAGGGCAAAGAGATATTAAATCATCCCAAATGGCTCAACTTGCTGAAGCATTTGGAATGGATATATCTGAAATATTAAAACCGATTAATTATACTTCTAACGAGTTTGTAATTAAAAGCATAGAGTTTAGAGAAGCAAATAAACTTGAAATGCATGTAGATTATTTTACAAAAAAAATACTAGGTCTTTTATATAAAAAATATTCTGCCTATAGTAAGTTAGAAAAAATTATGAACGAAAATATTTCTTTTATAAATCCGCTAAGAAATTTTGAGAAAATATCTTCAAATGAAAATGTTGAACAGGCAGCAAAAATTTTAAGAAAAAAATGGAAATTTGAAGACACGCCAATATATAATTTGATTATTTTTTTAGAAGATCTAGGTGTTAAAATATTTGAAGTTGTCGAAGATGAGGATTTTGTGGGATTTTCTTGCTGGGTTAAAAGTACACCAATAATCGTTATTAATACCAAAAGTACAGATGTGTCAAGAAGAAGGTTTACGATTCTTCATGAACTTGCTCACCTGCTACTCGTATTTAAAGAAAATGAAAATAAAGATAAGATTGAGCGTTATTGTGACCAGTTTGCAGGAGCAATGCTTTTGCCAGAAGAAATTCTTAGATCATATGTAAACTCTACCGTAAGTATTACTCTTGAAGAACTTAAACGAATTAAAAGTAAGTACGGTATTTCAATACAGGCTATTTTAGTAAGAATGGCAAATATTAGGTTGATTAGCTGGGAAAAATATAAACAATGGAAAGATATTTACCATTCATGGACCGATAAAGATATTGAATACAACGGAAGAGAAAAAGTAAGCAGATTTAGTTATCTGCTTGCTAAAGGTTTAAGGGAGGGATTGATAACAAAAGATTTAGCAAGTGAACTTTCCGATATCCCTATGTCTCAATTAAGTAGTAGTGCTATAAATCAAGAATTTTTATTCTAATGATAGTGCTAAATGACATAGAATTATTAACATGTTTAAAGATTTTAAACATGTTGAAAAGTGAAGATTTTTATTTTTCGAATCTTTACATGACTAAAAATTATTTAACAGTTACAGAAAGACAAAGTCTTAATATTCTAGCTGAGGAAAAAAAATAGTCTTATTTGAATCCGGATCTAGCTTTTATAGTTTTTTTAATAAGTTAGATGCTGAAAGATATCCAATCGGATTGCCTGGAATGTCATCGGTTTATTATGCAAAGGAGAATAATATTCCAATTGTAACAAAATGTAGACTTACTAGAAGACTTGCGGAGGAAATAGGAGTGCTAGTATATAGTTACGAGGAAATGCTTAAATTAATTAATATACAGCAAAACCAAATTGATCATATCAATAATCTGCTATTAATGCTGGAGAACAGTCAAAATAATTGAAATTTCAATTTGAAAACTTAATAAAAATAACCGAAGCGAAATGGAATTAGGCTTCGGTCGGAAGAAATAAAACTTTGGACGGTATTAATTTCTTCTGCAAAAGTAATAGAATTCTATTTATTACCTAATTATTCCTTGGGTTTTTAGTCAAACGCCTCAGTATTAAAATGTTTGATTAGTCTAAATCTAAAAACCATGGCAAAAAATGGTACACCAGGAGACGGACATCGAAATGGTGCCGTTAAAGGAAGAAGTCAGACTTATAATCCGGCAACAGAACAGTATGTTAAAAGAGATACTAGTACTGGTCGCTTTATGGATGTTAAGAAAGATGGTACTCCATTTAAAGGGGTTAGAAAAGAGAAATAATTCTTTTTAAAACAATTAGAGTACAGCACCTGCAATATGGTGCAGTACTTCTATTTACCTCAATAATAAATTTTTAGGAATAATATTTTCTAGATTTCATTTAATCTTAAAAAAACTGATTGTTGCTTCAAAAAGGATGTAATAGTTAAAGAAAAACAGCTTAATAGTTAATGTATTGTTGCGGTATATTATTTTAATTGAAATATTTTTTTTAACGGTTTAAACTTTAAAATTGGTTTTTCTAGGAGTTTTACAACTAAAATAATCATCACTTAATTCTTATAAAAAATAGAAATGAATACTTCAGAAAAAGAAAGATTGAATTTCAATGTTAGCAGATTTGATCATTATTATGATACTATAAATAACAAAATAGCAGTTTATATCGCTATCAATACTTTTCTTTTGGGGGGAGTATTAGGAGCTTATTTAACTATTAAAGGTAAGATAGTAAATTTTGAATGTGTATTTGAATTTTTGGTGGTATTATTCACATTTATTGGATTAATAACTATAGCAGTATTGATTTATTCAAGTGTACCGTTTCTAAATTACAAGTCATCTTCTCTGTATTATTTTCTAACAATATCACAAAATTCATTAGAGGAGTATAAGAAAAAAGTAAAAAGAGGAACGAAAAAGATGATTTGAAGGACCTAAGAGAGCAGGTCTATTTCTTATCAAAAGGATTAAATAAAAAATTTACAATATTAAAATGGACAGGCTATTCAATGCTATTTCAGATAGTGGTTTTAATATTTGTAACAATAATAATTTTTAATAATAATATTTAATATGAATATATATTCAGATTACTTTGATGTAATCAAAGAGGCGGTGAGAGCTGACCAAAGTGGTGTTTTTCCTAAAGGTTTGGCAGGAGTTGGTAATTTGAGCGACAGCTCAAAAAAACCTTTTCAGCAATTAATAATAAAATATCTAAAAAAGAATTTGCTCCAAGTTTGAAAAAATACTCGGAAATAGTTGGTTTAATTGGTGTTAACTATAATCAAGAATTAGGACTTCATCCTGATTTTGGTTATTTAAAAGCGACAGATAACACTGAGGAACATTATATCATTTCCTGTTTTGTTGATATTGTAGGAAGTACTAATATGTTTAAAAAGTTTAGTAAAGAAGCAGTTTTTTTAATTACTAATACATTAGTAAAAGCTAATATTCATACAGCATTGATTCATGGAGGATATGTCCAAAGAATTCAGGGAGATGGACTATTTATTTACTTTGGAGGTAAAAACATTTCTAAGGAGACTGCAGTGAAGAATGCTTTATTGTCTTTAAGTACTTACAGTTATTTTGTTCAAAATGACTTAAAAGATTACTTGCTTTCTCAAGGAGTAGAAAATATATCTATTAGAAGCGGTATTGACTTAGGAGAAGCTGAAGATGTACTTTGGGGGTCATGTGGAATTGAAGGAATTAGTGAAGTTACAACATGTAGTCTACATACAAGTTTAGCTAGTAAAATGCAGGCTTATGCAAATAAGTGCGGTATTGTTGCCGGCGCTAATGTAAAGAATCAATTGGTCAATAGTGAAGAATATTTTACCGTGGTTTCTAAAAGAACGGGAGAGGAAAATGACCGTTATATTTTTAGAAATCCTGAACAGTCATTTTATTATACTCAATATGATTTTAATTGGAGTAAATTTTTACAACAACAGTCTAATGTAACTATTGATCAAAATGGGAGGTTGAATTTTAGATTGCCTGCTATTTTAAATCCTACAAATTTGCGACCAATTGCTGAATTAAGTAAGCCATATTTAAACAGATGAGTTCTAAATTAAAAAGTGATATTGAACAGTTTGTTCAATTATATCCAATGTTCTCTTTAATGAAATCAGATAATGAAAATTTAGAATTGAAGGGCTTGGTTGATATAGTTGATACTTTTGGAAATTATTGGGATAATTATGAAATAAAGATTGTTGTGCCTTTTCATAAATATCCCAATATTATACCATTAGTGTATGAAAGTTCTAATAAAATTGACAGAGAAGATGACTGGCATATTTCAACAGATGGAGAATGCTGTTTAGATATTACTCATAATTTAATTTTACTTCAAAAGAAAGGAATTGATTTGATTTCATTTTATCAAAAAAAGGTGTACCCTTTTTTGCAAATCATCAATACAAACTCCGAACAGGTAATTATGCAAATGGAGATTATCCCCACCAGTTTGAAGGAATAAAATATTTTTATAAAAAAGAGATTGGATTATGCGATGACGAATTGATCATAAAAATATTATCCTCAATACTAAAAAATAGACTGCCTCAAAAATTAGGAACTTGTATTTGCGGTAAGAACAAATATAAACATTGTCATCTTGCTATCGTAATAAAACTTATTAGTTTTGGAAAAAAAGGCTGTCCGAAGATTTAATGCTTTTTAAAAATTTAAACGTTAAAAATTGATTTATTTTGAATTCTGAATTAATAAATCTTGTAGTTGTAATCTCTTTATTATGTACTTATACTATTTTTTAATTATTAAAAAAAACAGAAATATAAAGGATCTTTTTGACTTGAGATTACTTAAAGCATTGTCAATTATTATATAAAAAGCCCATTTGTAAAATTTTTATCATTTAAAAGTGCCTCATAAAAGGCAGTTTGCCATGAATTAATATTAATTTCTGAACGGCTGTCAAATCCCTCTTTTAAATGTTCCAGTAGTAACATACTTCCTCCGCTATTAAATAAATTAATTAGTTGTTTTTGTATATTAGAGAATTCTTCTATTCCATGCGTTACATATAGATCGTTTAAATTAAAAGAATCAAAATGATTTTTAATTCTTTTATTCAATAGTTTAGGCACCATAGATTCAGTGCTCACATAGTATTCGATTAATAGAGGTTTTACATTAATTACTTTGCAATGTAACCATTTTATGTTTTCAATATCATCATAGTAAGGATGAATTGATTCCTCTTCTGCTGATCGAGGAAAACTAACATGTTTTCCTTTATTACAATCTGTGCATGAGGGAATAAGATTGAAAGCTGATACTGATAATAGAGCATACTTTGATTTCGGAAGATTGTGGTCAAGGGTTGTTGCTATTCGTATTCCACATTGAGGACATCTGCCATTTGGTGCAGAAAAAAGTAAATTGTCATAATGTTTTCTTGCAAGATTATTTTTATTTATAAATCTTTTGCTATATAAATCTTTTAAAACTTTACTTGTAACTATTGAATTTATTTCCTGACCTCTTACAAGATGATGCAACTCATTAGACGCTTTTTTTAGGTCATATTCAGTATTAGCTACTTCTATTAAGTGAATAGCACGTTCGATTTCAGTTTTTAATTTCAGGTCTGACATGTTAGAAATACAGTCAGTAACTATTTGCCGTATATATACAGATGGTTTTATTATTTTTCTCATTCTTTATTGTGAAGTAAGTTTCTCAGTATTGATTTTCCTTCCATTCCTAATTGGCCTTCGAGGCTGGATATAGCATCATCATATGAAAGACTGCTATCGGCAATCTTTTTTAGCATAGTGTGAAATCCAGCATCAGTAACTTCGAGTCCAAATATCTCCTGCGTAAGAACCCCAACATTTTCTCCAAAAGATTCAATTTCAAGCCGTTCAGCTCTTGCAAATGCTCCCTGTCTTCGAAGTTTCCAGACACAGCTGCGTGGAACTTCTTGCAAGACAACAGGGGAATGTGTCCCAATAATTGCTACTGCATTTCTTTTTGTTAATAATTCAGATAGTGCTCTAACGAACGATGATAGTAGGGGAGGATGTAGGTACGCCTCAGGTTCATCCAGAAGAACTAGGCTTTTTTCTTCAAGTGTTTCTACTAACTTAGTAATTGTTAGAAGTACGATCTTATGACCTGAACTCAACTTATGGAAAAGCGTACCGGAAATTTCTTCAAATTCATCATCAATACTAAGTTTTGCAATCTTTGAAACTTCAGCTTCAGCAAATATTGGATCACTTTCTAGGATCCTTAATGCACTAATCCATCTTGAATTTTTAGCACCTATTATACATTTTTCTACACTTCTGACAAATTCATTTTTTAATATTATAGGACTTTTTGGAGGCAATTTCTGATCTTTGTTTTTATTGGTTGGAAAACGTTTAAGACCTATGTAAGAGTATTTGAGTCGTTTATTGGCTCTTTCTTCGTTTAAAGCTTGTAACTCATCAAAAGCGCTAAAAGATACTGAAATTAAATTTGCAAACAGGTTGGCAATATCTATTGTGTCAGTGGTTGAAAATTTTCCACGTTTAACTCTAGCAGGAGGGGTAATTTCAAGTAGCGACATTACAATATTTGTGAAAAGATGAGTCTTTCCAACTCCATTTCTGCCAATTATTACATGAATGTTAGTTGGTGGGTTAGATTTGGGTTTAACATGAAAATCGAGCGTTATCTCCTCTTGATTTCTTGTATATCCAGGTATTGTAAAAGTAAAATTATATTCCGTTAATATGCTTATCCCTTGTGCAAGTCTTCGGAACTGCCCTTCGACAGATACAGAACTGACATCCCTCATCAGGGATCTAGATGTTACAAATTGTGTCTTTGCTACTTTATATGTTTCTTCTTTTAAAGCTATATCACGAAGTGCGTTTAATACGGAAAAACGAAAATCTTCTCCGTATGAATTTAATCTTTCATAATATGAAGAGTCTTGCCCAA
It encodes:
- a CDS encoding adenylate/guanylate cyclase domain-containing protein, which translates into the protein MKKYSEIVGLIGVNYNQELGLHPDFGYLKATDNTEEHYIISCFVDIVGSTNMFKKFSKEAVFLITNTLVKANIHTALIHGGYVQRIQGDGLFIYFGGKNISKETAVKNALLSLSTYSYFVQNDLKDYLLSQGVENISIRSGIDLGEAEDVLWGSCGIEGISEVTTCSLHTSLASKMQAYANKCGIVAGANVKNQLVNSEEYFTVVSKRTGEENDRYIFRNPEQSFYYTQYDFNWSKFLQQQSNVTIDQNGRLNFRLPAILNPTNLRPIAELSKPYLNR
- a CDS encoding HNH endonuclease; its protein translation is MRKIIKPSVYIRQIVTDCISNMSDLKLKTEIERAIHLIEVANTEYDLKKASNELHHLVRGQEINSIVTSKVLKDLYSKRFINKNNLARKHYDNLLFSAPNGRCPQCGIRIATTLDHNLPKSKYALLSVSAFNLIPSCTDCNKGKHVSFPRSAEEESIHPYYDDIENIKWLHCKVINVKPLLIEYYVSTESMVPKLLNKRIKNHFDSFNLNDLYVTHGIEEFSNIQKQLINLFNSGGSMLLLEHLKEGFDSRSEININSWQTAFYEALLNDKNFTNGLFI
- a CDS encoding AAA family ATPase: MEFYLSTSPELLKIEQKDIIVLNHDNWDDWFRFETVYRITYFNSSGEAFLIGSTKIGQVNMVSGQRSPNLPDNFYDLNEEFFSLGQDSSYYERLNSYGEDFRFSVLNALRDIALKEETYKVAKTQFVTSRSLMRDVSSVSVEGQFRRLAQGISILTEYNFTFTIPGYTRNQEEITLDFHVKPKSNPPTNIHVIIGRNGVGKTHLFTNIVMSLLEITPPARVKRGKFSTTDTIDIANLFANLISVSFSAFDELQALNEERANKRLKYSYIGLKRFPTNKNKDQKLPPKSPIILKNEFVRSVEKCIIGAKNSRWISALRILESDPIFAEAEVSKIAKLSIDDEFEEISGTLFHKLSSGHKIVLLTITKLVETLEEKSLVLLDEPEAYLHPPLLSSFVRALSELLTKRNAVAIIGTHSPVVLQEVPRSCVWKLRRQGAFARAERLEIESFGENVGVLTQEIFGLEVTDAGFHTMLKKIADSSLSYDDAISSLEGQLGMEGKSILRNLLHNKE